The Niabella beijingensis genomic interval ACTTTCAAAAGGATAAATAAACGATCCGTATAAACCCGGATAGTCCGAAGAGCGGACCACTATTTCCGGGGCACTCCATATTCCCTGAGGTTCGGGAGCATCGCGTAGTACGATCGCCTTCCGGCCCGCATCAAGATACAGCATGATCCACCGTTTCAGTTGTTGATTATAGCGTACCGACATTTCCCCTGCGGGCGCTTCCACAACGGGATCCGCCGCGGTTTCTCTTTCCTTGACCCAACCATTTTTGCTCCAGTATTCATACGCGTTCTTAAAAGCGATCGCCTCTTCCCTTACCCGTAAAAGATAGATGGCACCCTGCCGGCCGGCCGGTGTGCCGTACAGATAAACAAACCCGTCTTTTTTGGCCAGTGCCGCCTGGGCAAATTTGCTGTCTGCAGTAAAGCGCACGCCGCCGGAGCGCCACGTATTTCCCCTGTCTTCAGAAAAAAAGAGCGCGGAATAATTGGTGCGCCATTTTCCCGGCACTTCCCAGCAGTGTATATTCATACAATGAACCACTTCCCTGTTCCCGGCATGGATGGCCGCAGTGGGTATCATGGTATGATCGCCTTTGCAATCCGGATCGTGGCGGCTCGGGATGATCTCCCGGGCATCTTTGCTTCCCGCAGCCGTACGCATACTGTCGAAGCGGATCCCGTTGGCAGGCTCCTTATCGGTTGAAAAAGCCAGCACATTGGAACGCCAGCTGCCGGCATTCCCCGGGCCACCCGCTCCCGGTTTGAAATCACGGCCATAACTGTCTCCGAAAAAAAGTCCCACGGTACCATCGCCCATTTCCCAGGCAATGCCCAGATCGGTGCCGCCTACATTATAAAAATGATCTGTCCGGTTCGGATTGGGAACCGTATCCGTTGCACGGGCAGCACCGGTAACGCGGGCCACTTTTTTTACAGGACCCGGAATGACCACTCCCTGCAGGGTACCTGACTGCCCGTATACTCCCGGGATGCCGCTCAGGACAAGCCCTAACAAAATACATTTCAATGATCGCATCACAAATAATTGTACGGGTAATCTCCTAGCCGGTAATGGCAATATCTTTCACATCAATGCTGCCATATACCGCCCGTACGCTGGCTTTTTTATTTTTATAGGACACCGTTCCGAACCCGGTAGCTGTGGAAATAAAACAGGTAAAATCACCGATCTTTGAATCCACATACAGCTTCTTATCCACGGCATCATACCGCAGGCCGGTAAGTCCCTGCAGCATACCATAGCTCGACATCGCCCTGGCATACCAGTGACCGCATTCGTATTCGTTGAACGGGTTCCGTACCCTCCCGTTGTACCGGTCGCGGCAGGCACGTACAATATCCAGTCCTTCTTTTACCTTCCCCTTCAGCATCAGGTGCGCGGCAACCTGGTATTCGATCCCCGTCCACACTTCATTACTGTACACAAAGGGCAGCGACAGCTTCCCCCCTTTTGGCCAGGTGCATAATAACAACCCGCCTTCAGTACCGAGGGCATACGAAGGGCGTTGCGGGTTTACATGTCCTTTCAGACTTTTCTTTAAATTATATTTATGAACGGCCAGCAGGTGACTGGTGACCTTTTGCTGATTAACAGGGTCCTCCAGTCCGCATACAGAAGCGATCCAGCTTCCCAGCACCCCATCGGAAAGACAGCCCCTGCCATACTGGTATTTGGGTCCTTCTTTTTTTAATATTTCAACCGCCTCTTTTGAATAATTCCCGCCAAAGGACTGGGCTTCGGCCGGGTTTGCGGCTTTCAATCCCTCCCATTGGATCTTCTGGAAGAAGAATTCGCCGTTATACAGGGATGTTTCCAAAAATGCTTTCCCTTTTTCCAGGAGGGATTTATAGGATGAAACATCTTCCTTCAGATAATCCCCCATGGAAATGATCGATTGCAGTGCCCCCAGGTAAAATGTGGTACACATGGCATCCGGTCCCCAGAATTCAATATCATAGGTATTATGATGTGGCTCTTCCACCAGGCCCTTCTTTCCCGGATCCCAGGTTTCGATGCAATAATCCAGACTGCGTTTTGCCAGCGGGTATATTTTCTTCAGCCAGGTATCATTACCACTGATCCGCCATTCCCGGTAAACCTTCATGATGCCACCCAGCTGACCATCAGCCGCTGCATGAAAATCATGTTTTACCGGGTTGATCGGCATATTGGCACGAAATGTCTGATGCCCCTGCGCACTCTGGTCTTCGCAAAACTCGGTATTGCGCAACCCGATCTCCAGCCGTGGGAACAAATGACAGATCGCCTGTGCATAGTTCCACACATGGGTACAGGTTCCGTGGCAGCAGCCCGATTCATCGCTGCAACCCTCCCAGGCCCACATACGGCCGTCGTACTGACGCAATACGGTTGGTGATTTTAATATCGTAAGGTTTGCAGCAACGGCTTCGGTCACCTCCGCCGGAA includes:
- a CDS encoding DUF4185 domain-containing protein; the encoded protein is MRSLKCILLGLVLSGIPGVYGQSGTLQGVVIPGPVKKVARVTGAARATDTVPNPNRTDHFYNVGGTDLGIAWEMGDGTVGLFFGDSYGRDFKPGAGGPGNAGSWRSNVLAFSTDKEPANGIRFDSMRTAAGSKDAREIIPSRHDPDCKGDHTMIPTAAIHAGNREVVHCMNIHCWEVPGKWRTNYSALFFSEDRGNTWRSGGVRFTADSKFAQAALAKKDGFVYLYGTPAGRQGAIYLLRVREEAIAFKNAYEYWSKNGWVKERETAADPVVEAPAGEMSVRYNQQLKRWIMLYLDAGRKAIVLRDAPEPQGIWSAPEIVVRSSDYPGLYGSFIYPFESDTQLYFLMSEWKAYNVFLMKVDLKRAGK
- a CDS encoding GH116 family glycosyl hydrolase, whose protein sequence is MSSYKSRRSFLKKVGLSGLAAVTSGVAGAALPDEHAVVPVSSGEKDQPGASRTYNGIYTGDHLNRVAFPVGGLGAGMFCLEGSGAVSHMSINNRPEVFFEPNMFAAVCIKGPQPMAKVLEGPVPEWKVFGQRGTGNGAGGTSFGLPRFGSASFLARFPFGIIQLEDPELPLKVELTGWSPFIPGDEDNSGLPAGALEYRFVNKSSKTIDAVFSYNAKNFVARGERGRIQQLDNGFILSQEAGKDKPFTKTDFAIYTTEEQKPVIDHCWFRGGWFDPVTMIWNTIESGAAKAVPPVEWDAPGASLFIPFKLAPGAQKTIRIMMAWYVPESDLRIQDKGPDGKENCKSAECCITPVESGLDNFEKYTGEKYKPWYASKFKSVQEVAGYWKQQYEVLRKNSGLFKDAFYSSTLPAEVTEAVAANLTILKSPTVLRQYDGRMWAWEGCSDESGCCHGTCTHVWNYAQAICHLFPRLEIGLRNTEFCEDQSAQGHQTFRANMPINPVKHDFHAAADGQLGGIMKVYREWRISGNDTWLKKIYPLAKRSLDYCIETWDPGKKGLVEEPHHNTYDIEFWGPDAMCTTFYLGALQSIISMGDYLKEDVSSYKSLLEKGKAFLETSLYNGEFFFQKIQWEGLKAANPAEAQSFGGNYSKEAVEILKKEGPKYQYGRGCLSDGVLGSWIASVCGLEDPVNQQKVTSHLLAVHKYNLKKSLKGHVNPQRPSYALGTEGGLLLCTWPKGGKLSLPFVYSNEVWTGIEYQVAAHLMLKGKVKEGLDIVRACRDRYNGRVRNPFNEYECGHWYARAMSSYGMLQGLTGLRYDAVDKKLYVDSKIGDFTCFISTATGFGTVSYKNKKASVRAVYGSIDVKDIAITG